One Gordonia mangrovi genomic region harbors:
- a CDS encoding enoyl-CoA hydratase/isomerase family protein, with amino-acid sequence MSTVLVERSLGVVTVTIDRPKRRNAITGAVVEDLLYAFEKIARTPADRAVILTGAGGAFCSGMDLSEPVSPDPLTFMTRVGQLCTVIHDLPRPVIAKVSGAAMGFGCNLALCCDLVVASQDAIFGEIFADRGIALDGGASWSLPRLIGIAKAKELVFFSRRVEADEAERIGLINRVVPATEIDNVVASWAQDLADGPTLALSMMKSALNNSFESSFKRAIDSESLNQTVAFGTSEAREAGRAFAQKRSPQFRADENPG; translated from the coding sequence ATGAGTACGGTGTTGGTCGAGAGATCACTCGGCGTCGTCACTGTCACGATAGATCGCCCGAAACGTCGCAACGCCATCACCGGCGCAGTTGTCGAAGACCTGTTATACGCATTCGAGAAGATTGCGCGCACCCCGGCCGACCGTGCGGTGATATTGACCGGTGCGGGTGGTGCGTTCTGTTCGGGAATGGATTTGTCCGAGCCAGTGTCTCCGGACCCGTTGACATTCATGACCAGGGTCGGGCAGCTATGTACGGTGATCCACGACCTCCCCCGACCCGTCATCGCCAAAGTGAGTGGTGCGGCGATGGGATTTGGATGCAACCTGGCTCTGTGCTGCGACTTGGTCGTGGCGTCGCAGGATGCGATATTCGGCGAGATATTTGCCGACCGTGGCATCGCGCTCGACGGTGGCGCATCATGGTCGTTGCCACGCTTGATCGGCATCGCGAAAGCGAAAGAACTCGTGTTCTTCAGCCGCCGGGTGGAGGCTGACGAAGCGGAGCGAATCGGATTGATCAATCGAGTGGTGCCGGCGACCGAGATCGACAACGTTGTTGCTTCCTGGGCACAAGACCTTGCCGATGGTCCGACACTTGCTCTGTCGATGATGAAATCGGCTCTGAACAACTCGTTCGAGAGCTCGTTCAAGAGGGCCATCGATTCCGAATCCCTGAATCAAACGGTGGCATTCGGCACCTCTGAAGCCAGAGAGGCAGGTCGGGCGTTCGCACAGAAGCGGTCACCACAGTTCCGAGCCGACGAGAATCCTGGCTAG
- a CDS encoding acyl-CoA dehydrogenase family protein, with the protein MTDEQLELRSAVRRAIDGSSGSRMFLQDSESGTIPHDPELWQVLSKEIGVSGLLIPASDDGPEGTFADAAIVAAELGASLSPVPFLSTVALATSVLRLTDNNGHGPGLLRRIGEGDTIATVACFDTSGSWDASSRDVSATSEPDGWTLTGRKRFVLDAGICDLVLLAASTPDGPRLFAVETAAANVSVDWSISLDKTRAFGSVALDGARAEVVEIADDLAEMFDIARAMALALLAAEQVGAAQRCLDGAVDYSKQRIQFDRKIGSFQAIKHTLVNVLLRVEFARSAAAEAVAAVDKYLIDPGPATRKQMDLLSAIAKSVCSDAFMFAADETLHVYGGLGFTWEHDSHLYFRRAKATELMFGSPAAYRETVAATAGLIGAR; encoded by the coding sequence TTGACCGACGAGCAGCTCGAGTTGCGATCGGCAGTTCGTCGCGCGATCGACGGTAGTAGCGGCTCTCGAATGTTTCTGCAGGACAGCGAATCAGGGACCATTCCTCACGACCCTGAGCTCTGGCAGGTGCTGAGCAAGGAGATCGGGGTCAGCGGCTTGTTGATACCGGCATCGGATGACGGACCTGAGGGCACCTTCGCCGACGCTGCGATCGTGGCAGCGGAGCTGGGGGCGAGTCTGTCGCCCGTACCGTTTCTCTCGACCGTTGCACTTGCCACGTCTGTGTTGCGCCTGACCGACAACAACGGACACGGCCCTGGCCTCCTCCGCCGGATCGGTGAAGGTGACACCATCGCAACCGTTGCCTGTTTCGACACGTCCGGGTCATGGGACGCATCGTCGCGGGACGTGTCCGCCACCAGCGAACCCGATGGTTGGACGCTGACCGGACGCAAGAGATTCGTCCTGGATGCAGGGATCTGCGATCTTGTCCTGCTGGCGGCCTCGACCCCTGACGGACCGAGACTGTTCGCGGTCGAAACCGCCGCGGCGAATGTCTCAGTCGATTGGAGTATCTCGCTCGACAAAACCCGAGCTTTCGGCTCCGTTGCTCTCGATGGCGCCCGCGCCGAAGTCGTCGAGATTGCCGACGACTTGGCAGAGATGTTCGACATCGCTCGGGCCATGGCTCTTGCGCTGCTCGCCGCGGAGCAGGTGGGTGCAGCGCAGCGTTGCCTCGACGGCGCGGTCGACTATTCCAAGCAGCGAATCCAGTTCGACCGGAAGATCGGCAGCTTTCAAGCGATCAAACACACCTTGGTGAATGTACTGTTGCGGGTCGAATTCGCCCGATCCGCCGCCGCCGAAGCCGTGGCGGCAGTAGACAAGTATTTGATCGACCCCGGGCCCGCGACCAGGAAGCAAATGGACCTGCTGTCGGCGATCGCGAAGTCGGTCTGCTCGGATGCGTTCATGTTCGCGGCCGACGAGACCCTGCACGTATACGGTGGCCTCGGGTTCACATGGGAACACGACTCCCATCTCTACTTCCGACGAGCAAAGGCTACCGAGTTGATGTTCGGATCACCTGCGGCGTACCGCGAAACGGTCGCGGCAACGGCCGGATTGATCGGTGCTCGATGA
- a CDS encoding FAS1-like dehydratase domain-containing protein: MSTSATQEPRSTEAHMPEAVIDDAMIESMKAKAGVDLRISHSINNEEVTRIAVAKFAGGIGDINPLWTDSEHATNSDYLAPVAPPSFVIGCFSGIQFGWPGLGSFHSSTDMDLLAPIYLGDVITATCRYDGFTGPRPSTFANQMVTDMFTNTYTNQRDDKVAEIRWQVVNYERATARTASKSKRERLVLPHPWRTEEIEAVEARVLAEKPQGAEPRWWEDINPGDPISSLTKGPIGLTDEVAFIAGGGTPIPRLKAHAAALADYADHPAWSFRDPVTGAQEPIYAVHYNNSAAQAMGVAYQYDVGFQRQCWQIQLLTHWVGDKGWVKHLDSQYRGFVYLSDVIELGGVVDSKEIDADGEHVVHVTTFARNQRGGDVMPGHATVALPSRERELSPAGSRARVKS; encoded by the coding sequence ATGAGCACGTCGGCAACCCAGGAACCACGCTCGACCGAAGCCCATATGCCTGAGGCCGTCATCGATGACGCGATGATCGAATCAATGAAGGCAAAAGCTGGGGTTGATCTGCGAATCAGTCACTCGATCAACAACGAAGAGGTCACCCGCATCGCGGTGGCCAAATTCGCCGGCGGCATCGGCGACATCAATCCGTTGTGGACCGACAGCGAGCACGCCACCAATTCGGACTACCTTGCGCCGGTGGCTCCGCCATCCTTCGTGATCGGATGCTTCTCGGGCATCCAGTTCGGGTGGCCGGGCCTGGGCTCGTTCCACTCGTCGACGGACATGGACCTGCTCGCGCCGATCTATCTGGGCGATGTCATCACAGCCACCTGCCGCTACGACGGGTTCACTGGACCCCGGCCGTCGACCTTCGCCAATCAGATGGTGACCGACATGTTCACCAACACCTACACGAATCAACGGGACGACAAGGTCGCTGAAATACGCTGGCAAGTTGTCAACTATGAGCGAGCGACGGCGCGAACTGCATCGAAGTCGAAGCGTGAACGGCTGGTGTTACCGCACCCATGGAGGACCGAAGAAATAGAGGCCGTAGAAGCTCGGGTCCTTGCTGAGAAGCCGCAGGGCGCCGAACCCCGATGGTGGGAGGACATCAACCCGGGTGATCCGATCTCGTCGCTGACCAAGGGACCGATCGGTTTGACCGACGAAGTCGCATTCATCGCCGGTGGTGGAACCCCGATTCCCCGATTGAAAGCGCACGCCGCAGCACTGGCGGACTACGCAGACCACCCCGCGTGGTCATTCCGCGACCCCGTGACCGGCGCCCAAGAGCCCATCTACGCTGTTCACTACAACAATTCCGCCGCCCAGGCGATGGGTGTGGCATATCAGTACGACGTCGGCTTCCAGCGCCAGTGCTGGCAGATTCAACTGCTCACCCACTGGGTCGGAGACAAGGGATGGGTCAAGCACCTCGATTCTCAATATCGCGGTTTCGTCTACCTCTCTGACGTGATCGAGTTGGGCGGTGTTGTCGACAGCAAGGAAATCGACGCCGACGGCGAACACGTCGTCCACGTCACCACGTTCGCGCGCAATCAGCGCGGTGGGGACGTAATGCCGGGCCATGCGACCGTTGCGTTGCCGTCGCGTGAGAGGGAGCTCTCACCGGCCGGGAGTCGGGCGCGGGTGAAGTCGTGA
- a CDS encoding SDR family oxidoreductase — protein MGSLDQLVAVVTGSGRGIGREHALLLAREGAAIVVNDLGGGRDGTGSESSPAQDVVDEITKAGGRAVANNDDVSDSAGAQRIVDTAVNEFGRLDIVVNNAGILRDRVLVNLTDDDWDLVNKVNTRGTFAVLRAAANYWRAESKAGRPVSASVINTSSESGVFGNPGQANYAAAKAAVASLTQVAAKELERYGVRVNAILPQARTRLTEATFGDSLSASDNKFDRWDPANVSPFVAYLASPTTQLSGEVFVVGGSRVQRVKPWERDPNWKLQTGGRWTVAELEKAVSDAGIPTGQSWTANPNKASK, from the coding sequence ATGGGTAGTCTTGACCAGCTCGTAGCGGTTGTCACCGGATCCGGGCGAGGAATTGGGCGCGAGCATGCCCTGCTTCTGGCGCGTGAAGGAGCTGCGATCGTCGTCAATGACCTCGGTGGTGGTCGCGACGGCACTGGTTCGGAGTCGTCACCGGCTCAAGACGTCGTGGACGAGATCACCAAGGCGGGTGGCCGCGCGGTCGCGAACAATGATGACGTCTCGGATTCCGCGGGTGCCCAGAGAATCGTGGACACAGCGGTAAACGAGTTCGGACGTCTCGACATTGTCGTCAACAATGCCGGGATCTTGCGTGACCGGGTACTGGTCAATCTAACCGACGACGACTGGGATCTCGTCAACAAGGTCAACACGCGCGGCACGTTCGCCGTGCTCCGTGCTGCCGCCAACTACTGGCGCGCCGAGAGTAAAGCCGGTCGGCCTGTGAGCGCATCGGTCATCAACACCTCCAGCGAATCCGGAGTATTCGGCAATCCCGGGCAAGCCAACTATGCAGCCGCCAAAGCCGCCGTAGCATCGTTGACACAGGTGGCAGCCAAGGAACTCGAGCGCTACGGCGTACGTGTCAATGCGATTCTCCCGCAGGCTCGAACAAGGTTGACAGAGGCTACCTTCGGAGATTCCCTATCGGCGAGCGATAACAAGTTCGATCGCTGGGACCCCGCAAATGTTTCCCCGTTTGTAGCCTATCTCGCCTCTCCGACAACGCAATTGAGCGGAGAAGTATTCGTTGTTGGCGGCAGCCGCGTGCAACGAGTCAAACCCTGGGAGCGCGACCCCAATTGGAAGTTGCAGACCGGCGGACGATGGACCGTTGCAGAACTGGAAAAAGCTGTCTCTGACGCCGGCATCCCCACCGGACAGAGTTGGACGGCAAACCCGAACAAGGCGTCGAAATGA
- a CDS encoding MarR family winged helix-turn-helix transcriptional regulator has translation MAKRANSKDGDSFHDPVDWARHFWRRHGMGDSEDAFIAMSSVLRFHRLMADAVEAELRSHKLNITDYMLLMTLLLSETGTRLISQLAKALMVHATTATLATDRLEGRGLIARNPHPTDRRATVVSITKEGRALVSVVTDSLKTVDFGFAGSTPDDQRELVDVLGRLRSAAGDSDVPLRTAPA, from the coding sequence ATGGCAAAGCGGGCCAACAGCAAGGACGGCGACAGTTTCCACGACCCGGTCGACTGGGCGCGGCACTTTTGGCGAAGGCACGGAATGGGGGACTCCGAAGATGCGTTCATCGCAATGAGTTCGGTGTTGCGATTCCATCGACTGATGGCTGATGCCGTTGAAGCCGAATTGCGCAGTCACAAACTGAACATCACGGACTACATGCTTCTGATGACGCTTCTGCTGAGCGAGACCGGCACTCGGTTGATCAGCCAGCTCGCCAAGGCGTTGATGGTGCACGCGACGACGGCCACGCTCGCGACCGATCGGCTCGAGGGTCGTGGTCTCATCGCTCGAAACCCACACCCGACGGACCGCCGCGCAACGGTGGTCTCCATCACCAAGGAGGGGCGGGCGCTGGTTTCTGTCGTCACGGACTCGTTGAAGACCGTCGACTTCGGCTTCGCTGGAAGCACGCCTGACGATCAGCGTGAACTGGTGGACGTGCTCGGTCGCCTGCGTTCTGCAGCAGGTGACTCTGACGTTCCGCTCCGGACGGCCCCTGCGTAA
- a CDS encoding SDR family oxidoreductase: MDYTALNEGIRRGVDELGGLDLLCANAGLASYGGVLDLTPEQWGDVMDVHVTGSWNTVRAAAPFLSRSDAGSIVLTSSTGSLRAEAYIAHYVTAKHGQVRLTKSLVIELSPFGIRGIAIYPTSANAHMITNAVTQRLMSENAGGSEKLDQAARAKNLLGVPWIDAIDVANAVLFVHLDEARYITESAWPWMRAPYWSELTF; encoded by the coding sequence CTGGATTATACGGCTCTCAACGAGGGAATCCGGCGGGGAGTGGATGAACTGGGTGGGCTGGATCTGTTGTGCGCCAATGCCGGATTGGCTTCTTACGGAGGCGTCCTTGACCTGACGCCCGAGCAGTGGGGCGATGTGATGGACGTCCATGTCACCGGATCTTGGAATACGGTGCGGGCAGCCGCCCCGTTTCTCAGCCGATCGGATGCTGGGTCGATTGTGTTGACGAGTTCTACCGGCAGCCTACGTGCCGAGGCCTATATCGCCCACTATGTCACGGCCAAACATGGCCAAGTCAGGCTGACAAAGAGTCTTGTGATTGAGTTGTCCCCCTTTGGTATTCGCGGAATTGCGATTTACCCGACCAGTGCGAATGCGCACATGATCACCAATGCGGTAACGCAACGCCTGATGAGTGAGAATGCCGGCGGCTCCGAGAAACTCGATCAAGCGGCACGGGCGAAGAATCTTCTCGGGGTTCCCTGGATCGACGCCATCGATGTCGCCAACGCCGTGTTGTTCGTGCACTTAGACGAGGCTCGGTACATCACGGAGTCAGCCTGGCCGTGGATGCGGGCGCCGTATTGGTCTGAGTTGACGTTCTGA
- a CDS encoding IS110 family transposase, with the protein MIVIGIDPHKSSHTATAIDPATNTDLGSIRIDATVAGYKAMIAWAKAWPERKWALENAEGLGHHLAQWLLVLGEVVLDVPTTATARVRQLSRGGRRKNDRIDAAAAACVAVLQGDARPVDPEGSADVLALLDERRTNLCNSRTRLVNQLHALLRQLLAGGAPTSLTATAASSVLRGFRARSEIDRIRVGLCRDLIADIGRLDDRLTDNGKQMTRALDEHGTSLRGVDGIGPVSAARLIGRTGRASRFATAAAFANYNGTAPVQVASADSNRHRLSRYGDRQLNSALHTIAMVQIRMPASAGRAYYDKKVAEGKSPRAARRSLKRHLSDHVWRIMIADEKRSHRQRAKEPASAA; encoded by the coding sequence ATGATCGTCATTGGTATCGATCCTCACAAGTCCAGCCACACCGCCACCGCGATCGATCCGGCTACCAACACCGACCTTGGCTCGATCCGCATCGACGCCACTGTCGCTGGCTACAAGGCGATGATCGCCTGGGCGAAGGCCTGGCCTGAGCGCAAGTGGGCACTGGAGAACGCAGAGGGATTGGGCCATCACCTGGCGCAGTGGTTGCTGGTCCTCGGTGAGGTGGTTCTCGACGTCCCGACCACCGCCACCGCCCGGGTTCGGCAACTCTCCCGCGGCGGACGCCGCAAGAACGACCGTATCGACGCCGCCGCAGCGGCCTGTGTCGCCGTACTGCAGGGCGATGCCCGCCCGGTGGACCCGGAGGGTTCCGCCGATGTCTTGGCTCTGCTCGATGAACGTCGAACCAATCTGTGTAACAGTCGCACTCGTTTGGTCAATCAACTGCACGCGCTGTTGCGGCAGCTGCTGGCCGGCGGTGCACCGACCTCGCTGACCGCGACCGCTGCCAGCTCGGTGCTGCGGGGTTTTCGTGCCCGCAGCGAGATCGACCGCATTCGTGTCGGGCTGTGTCGCGACCTGATCGCCGACATCGGTCGACTTGATGACCGGCTCACCGACAACGGCAAGCAGATGACGCGAGCACTCGACGAGCATGGCACAAGTTTGCGGGGGGTCGACGGGATCGGTCCAGTGTCCGCCGCCCGGTTGATCGGCCGCACCGGGCGCGCGAGCAGGTTCGCGACCGCTGCTGCGTTTGCGAACTACAACGGGACGGCACCCGTCCAGGTCGCCAGCGCCGACTCCAATCGGCACCGACTGTCCCGCTACGGCGACCGGCAGCTGAACTCAGCGCTGCACACCATCGCGATGGTCCAGATCCGGATGCCCGCCAGCGCTGGGCGCGCGTATTACGACAAGAAGGTCGCCGAGGGCAAGAGCCCCCGCGCGGCCAGGCGCAGCCTGAAACGACACCTGTCCGATCACGTCTGGCGCATCATGATCGCCGACGAAAAACGCAGTCACAGGCAACGCGCCAAGGAACCCGCCAGCGCCGCTTGA
- a CDS encoding cytochrome P450, with protein sequence MCLLGSANRDELEYENSDVIDIRRQVNRGVGFGGGPHLCLGAPLARVQLMEALPRLFRTFPGMALASAELEYEMLVVRWRKELQLSLGRDR encoded by the coding sequence ATGTGCCTGTTGGGTTCTGCAAATCGAGACGAACTCGAATACGAGAATTCTGACGTGATCGACATACGACGGCAAGTGAATCGCGGTGTCGGGTTCGGAGGAGGCCCGCATCTCTGCCTTGGTGCGCCCTTGGCAAGAGTACAGCTCATGGAAGCACTTCCGCGATTGTTCCGAACCTTCCCGGGGATGGCGCTGGCCTCGGCCGAGCTCGAATACGAGATGCTCGTGGTGCGTTGGCGGAAAGAGTTGCAGTTGTCGCTCGGTCGTGATCGCTAA
- a CDS encoding ABC transporter ATP-binding protein, with protein sequence MSEPVVELKGVHSGYNTISVIRGIDLIVNPGEVVALLGANGAGKTTTLRTISGIVPISEGTLTVMGTPILKNRPWLVARRGVSHVPEERGLFFQLTVKENLILGARRGKPDYDRVFHYFPALAKLSNRKAGLLSGGEQQMLATARAAISGSKLIMVDEMSLGLAPIIVERLLPVLKQVAVDTGAGILLVEQHIELALEVADRGYVLSKGVIDRTDTAEALLRDRHLLEQSYLGEIVI encoded by the coding sequence ATGAGTGAACCGGTCGTTGAACTCAAGGGAGTCCACAGCGGGTACAACACCATCTCGGTCATTCGCGGCATTGACCTCATCGTCAATCCCGGCGAGGTCGTGGCACTTCTCGGCGCCAACGGCGCGGGCAAGACGACCACCCTCCGAACGATTTCCGGCATCGTGCCAATTTCCGAAGGAACACTCACCGTGATGGGAACGCCGATACTCAAGAACCGGCCATGGTTGGTTGCACGTCGCGGGGTCTCACACGTTCCAGAAGAGCGTGGGCTGTTCTTCCAGCTCACGGTGAAAGAGAACTTGATACTCGGTGCACGACGGGGCAAACCCGACTATGACCGAGTTTTCCACTACTTCCCCGCCCTGGCCAAACTGTCGAACCGTAAGGCCGGGCTCCTGTCCGGCGGCGAACAGCAGATGCTCGCAACGGCCCGCGCCGCCATCAGCGGATCGAAGCTGATCATGGTCGACGAGATGAGTCTTGGACTGGCGCCGATCATCGTGGAACGGCTGCTCCCGGTCCTCAAACAGGTGGCCGTCGACACCGGTGCAGGCATCCTGCTGGTCGAGCAGCACATCGAACTCGCCCTCGAGGTCGCCGATCGGGGCTACGTCCTGAGTAAAGGCGTGATCGACCGAACCGACACCGCAGAAGCCCTCTTGCGAGACCGCCACCTCCTCGAACAGAGCTACCTCGGTGAGATCGTCATCTGA
- a CDS encoding ABC transporter ATP-binding protein, producing MQSLVAQNVTVTFGGVRALDNVSLEIPTGKLVGLIGPNGAGKTTCIDALSGFVSAKGSIAVDEHSLKGLPAYRRFRSGVSRTFQAQELFDDLTVRENLSVASSTTRWWSMIADIALPPYKVDTSDIDAVAAELGLEDLLDELPSSLSLGQQKLVSVARSVVSRPAFLLLDEPAAGLDTDATGELSPLLRRIAARGIGVLLIDHDMGLVLNACDYIYVLEFGKIIAEGTPAQVRTDPKVVAAYLGKQELPDDIAQDAIALSENKIPDEVA from the coding sequence ATGCAATCCCTTGTAGCACAAAATGTCACCGTAACGTTCGGCGGAGTTCGCGCCCTCGACAACGTCTCGTTGGAGATTCCCACTGGCAAGTTGGTCGGGCTCATCGGTCCCAACGGCGCCGGCAAGACCACCTGCATCGACGCCCTTTCTGGCTTTGTCTCCGCCAAAGGTTCGATAGCGGTGGACGAGCACTCCTTGAAAGGGCTACCGGCATACCGTCGGTTCCGGTCCGGGGTCTCCCGAACATTCCAGGCGCAGGAACTCTTCGATGACTTGACAGTTCGAGAGAACCTGTCTGTGGCGTCGAGCACAACGCGCTGGTGGTCGATGATTGCCGACATCGCGCTGCCCCCCTACAAGGTCGACACCTCTGACATCGACGCAGTTGCTGCGGAACTCGGACTCGAAGATCTGCTCGACGAATTGCCGTCTTCACTCTCACTCGGTCAGCAGAAGCTGGTCAGTGTGGCGCGAAGTGTCGTGTCGCGACCAGCATTCCTGCTGTTGGACGAACCAGCTGCCGGTCTCGACACCGACGCAACAGGGGAGCTGAGTCCACTACTCCGCAGAATTGCGGCAAGGGGAATCGGGGTGCTACTAATCGATCATGATATGGGTCTTGTGCTCAATGCCTGCGACTACATCTACGTCCTCGAGTTCGGAAAGATCATCGCCGAAGGAACACCCGCACAAGTACGCACCGACCCCAAGGTCGTGGCCGCATACCTCGGTAAACAGGAACTTCCCGACGACATCGCACAAGACGCAATCGCGTTGAGTGAAAACAAGATTCCAGACGAGGTGGCATGA
- a CDS encoding ABC transporter permease → MSNYVIFALLGMGSGAVLGMLAIGVLLGYRGSGVVNFSQGAIAMYVAYVWYQLKTTGIYMLPVPGLPSGIQVGDSTGANTAVSLILSLFTAAALGLILHFLILRPLRTAPMLARVVATIGYMLLLQAVVGYRFGTTTVSVPKLLPDTGTVEVLGAQIGIDQFVLAAISIVLAVVLAAFFRYTRFGLATRASAENEQGAILLGFSPDFQAGVNWVMASVLAGVAGILIGPLTQLTPTAFSLLIIPALAAALLGRFTSFIITAVAAILIGMTQGLLVELPSKLSWFPAVGAQDALPFIVIIIAIVFVGKSIPTRDMSLEARLPSAPPPGRIGVYSGAAFFVILGLLFLVMGSGLRVAAINSIIAALVCLSLVVLTGYVGQISLFQLAMAGVAAYMVAYLATKVGIPFPFAPIIAALVASVVGVIAATPALRVRGVNLAIITLAGGYAIETFFFNNPKYTGGSSGAKVPQPEIFGFNLGFVQGAVVGTPQFGIMCVVVLAVSALGVANLRRRQTGLRMLAMRANERSAAASGINIASTKFMAFGFSAFLAGLAGCLMAYQQTQVSGPFDALSSVGILAIAYVGGITSISGSLAAGAIAAGGLSFYVYESYIYADNAVVIFNLIAGLGLILTAIFNPEGISGATRDGARAVDRLVRGRFAKPSNAVPTDGATDQSEEDAPSALEVPADSTAESYASKHMAKPQPHSGGVR, encoded by the coding sequence ATGTCCAATTATGTAATCTTCGCCCTCCTCGGCATGGGTTCGGGCGCAGTGCTCGGCATGCTTGCGATCGGCGTTCTGCTCGGTTACCGCGGTTCCGGCGTGGTCAACTTCTCCCAGGGCGCAATCGCGATGTACGTCGCGTACGTCTGGTATCAACTCAAGACAACAGGCATCTACATGCTCCCCGTCCCGGGGTTGCCCAGCGGCATTCAGGTCGGCGACTCCACCGGCGCCAACACTGCAGTGTCGCTGATACTTTCGCTGTTCACTGCTGCGGCCCTTGGTTTGATATTGCATTTCCTCATCTTGCGGCCGCTACGTACAGCCCCGATGCTCGCGCGCGTAGTGGCAACAATCGGGTACATGTTGCTGCTTCAGGCAGTGGTCGGCTATCGGTTCGGCACCACGACTGTGTCGGTTCCCAAGCTTTTGCCGGACACGGGCACGGTGGAAGTGCTCGGCGCGCAGATCGGTATCGACCAGTTCGTCCTGGCCGCGATCAGCATTGTCCTGGCAGTGGTGCTGGCAGCCTTCTTCCGATACACGCGATTCGGACTCGCCACCCGCGCTTCAGCCGAAAACGAGCAGGGCGCGATCCTGCTTGGGTTCTCCCCGGACTTCCAGGCCGGTGTCAACTGGGTGATGGCTTCCGTGCTCGCCGGCGTCGCCGGAATTCTGATTGGGCCTCTGACGCAACTGACCCCGACCGCGTTCAGTCTCTTGATCATCCCGGCGCTTGCGGCTGCACTTCTGGGCCGATTCACATCGTTCATCATCACCGCAGTGGCCGCAATCCTCATCGGGATGACGCAGGGGCTTCTGGTCGAGTTGCCCAGCAAGCTCTCCTGGTTCCCTGCCGTCGGTGCTCAGGACGCGCTCCCCTTCATCGTGATCATCATCGCGATCGTCTTTGTCGGTAAATCGATTCCGACCCGCGACATGTCGCTTGAGGCCCGACTCCCGTCCGCTCCACCCCCGGGTCGCATCGGCGTATATTCCGGCGCAGCATTTTTCGTCATCCTCGGCCTCCTGTTTCTAGTGATGGGCAGCGGACTTCGCGTTGCGGCGATCAACTCCATCATCGCGGCTCTTGTCTGTCTGTCACTGGTCGTCCTGACCGGCTACGTCGGACAAATCTCGTTGTTCCAACTCGCAATGGCGGGCGTGGCCGCCTACATGGTCGCCTACCTGGCCACCAAGGTCGGGATCCCCTTCCCCTTCGCCCCCATCATCGCAGCGCTGGTTGCGTCGGTTGTCGGCGTCATTGCCGCTACGCCCGCACTTCGAGTGCGGGGCGTAAACCTCGCTATCATCACACTGGCCGGCGGTTACGCCATCGAGACCTTCTTCTTCAACAACCCCAAATACACCGGTGGTTCGTCGGGCGCCAAGGTCCCCCAGCCTGAAATCTTCGGCTTCAATCTCGGTTTCGTTCAAGGCGCGGTCGTCGGTACTCCGCAGTTCGGCATCATGTGCGTCGTCGTGCTTGCAGTCTCCGCTTTGGGCGTCGCCAACCTCCGTCGTCGGCAAACAGGCTTGCGGATGCTCGCGATGCGCGCCAACGAACGGTCGGCTGCCGCATCCGGAATCAACATCGCATCGACAAAGTTCATGGCGTTCGGGTTCTCCGCCTTCCTGGCCGGGCTCGCAGGGTGCCTCATGGCATACCAGCAGACCCAGGTCAGCGGTCCGTTCGACGCGCTGTCGTCGGTAGGCATCCTCGCGATCGCGTATGTCGGGGGCATCACCAGCATCTCGGGATCGCTGGCCGCCGGAGCGATTGCCGCTGGCGGCCTCTCGTTCTACGTGTACGAGAGCTACATCTACGCCGACAACGCGGTGGTGATTTTCAACCTCATCGCCGGACTTGGCTTGATCCTGACTGCGATCTTCAACCCTGAAGGCATCTCCGGGGCGACCCGGGACGGCGCGCGAGCGGTCGACCGATTGGTGCGCGGCCGGTTCGCAAAGCCGTCGAATGCGGTTCCTACGGACGGAGCGACGGACCAGTCTGAGGAAGACGCGCCCAGCGCCCTGGAGGTCCCCGCTGACTCCACCGCAGAATCATATGCCAGCAAACACATGGCCAAGCCCCAACCCCATTCCGGAGGTGTGCGCTAG